One Xiphophorus couchianus chromosome 1, X_couchianus-1.0, whole genome shotgun sequence genomic region harbors:
- the spen gene encoding msx2-interacting protein isoform X2: MFCSQSSISLNCIWNCRSSYHSLKRTAEGRERTYDHTTYGHHERPGSSFDRQRHYETDYYRDARERTLSNAGSGSGTTGGSSTTVPSGVSGTIVGPVSGNTGAGGSAGASTGGSAGSTSSGVGFYRSHSRSPCRFEAPEPRYESRSREPFTLASVVHRDLYRDDRGRRVERSYRHSRSRSPHSTHSRNPSPQRLVTQTTRPPRSHSGSGSRSRSSSSDSVSSTSSSTSGSDSSSSSSDDSPARSVQSAAVPAPSALPLSSLDKDEPRKSFGIKVQNLPVRSTDTSLKDGLFHEFKKHGKVTSVQIHGASEERYGLVFFRQPEDQEKALCASKGKLFFGMQIDVTAWNGPETESENEFRPLDERIDEFHPKATRTLFIGNLEKTTTYHDLLNIFQRFGEIVDIDIKKVNGAPQYAFLQYCDIASVCKAMKKMDGEYLGNNRLKLGFGKSMPTTCVWLDGLASNTTEQFLTRHFCRYGHVVKVVLDRMKGMALILYNNIEYAQAAVKDTKGWKIGGNKIKVDFANQESQMAFYRAMQASGQDIRDFYEFLSERRDDRRSQYEFQTERQYYENVRTPGTYTDDPRRKYPARSREFYTEWDPYQGDYYDPQYFEDPREYREYRADPYEQDIRKYSYLQRERERERERFETDRGRDHGRRTIERSQSPTHVSTRRPVSPTASPSLSERIPSDSDRRICCRSSDRSGSCSSVSPPRFEKLEKARAERYNKTDKLEKDRVFEIERASLVEKEKRTGRKERGDKEKSEKQRLKKFKVTSPTTLEIEPELEKDTSPESGLRSKTSKTSKESSSKTRLDLLPCVVQLTRVKEKEGKLICHAVQEKQTLRAGSESPKLALSGADQRSPTFRSESSKGDKHGKMPREKNIHSLIEIAEKDGKIKSKKHGKSEFGFDNNVSLDVDRLAARKRRFEESVRTDRQRRSNEEDTGRAGLYKLWNNTKETGLEKVLLIRGVHKKEHKDRAVCVVSVSSPKDGRDCEGKSLGLPLEGQSHFGELLEDSTSQQNSPFLRMDLEALKRENGSSLTKISDDGSFDMDELKEQKQVLSENEEGSAKCRDYDGDEHCVNINQSVCAKQIEQDRWLQSKLRDPDKMAKFGKLPNNEACHSEKEYILHDVGKTNLDIAHDDFSSSKRKKLENFEHEVLKVKREHDFPNSQEFNKDIYSMSSSIGAGPSSENEDDETSRICLLITKKEQKSSPTDESYSRTESLKNHFSLTARNFQSSNNAHPKLKTSLLGFNDDAMQHWERRIKSDSLRMEMTFPNDTLKRENICKRLSQDLEPGELQSDSDDDGDNKHISHKPSSSLSYILRDRDERMTDLKLSGSLEKNKFYSFALDKTITPDTKALLERAKTLYSSREDNWSFLPSRFPVSHSCSEKDKAVLAPRPIPSWYMKKKKIRTDSVETLHDKKEELKPQDQERQELFASRFLHSSIFEQDSRRLQRLERKDQDLETGSGKPFIKAGAIETHSESGGADISTEPIVLFHSRFLELQQQKDKDHNLPDSESDPVLLEMKRDETLSCDNVISDKEPEAPLKACDKSPSPPITIKMSSFLPSPKETCLAEKEASDPSTDQSVPFVKEEKVEPSLEICPSHSPPVNMIKLAAPEVPINPTPSVSDPEPETELIEPKTDGDNSLVVEHVLEDKHHTPVVSPSACEKETIEFAYSDCSKIEKTSEVSKSEPEIESQAMESFEDSQKIETDSEPCMPELEAEVKPLPTCRQTKGKRAKTLSVLRMTQPTNIISKEKPATRKSERIDREKLKRASSPRAEAPKLSYESKTTSKSPIHASDSEQNLESSLIVGRTRRRNVRSVYATLHDDEQAGKEVTESPRCMRKRAADKDHVQPEVQISTNTRRGRPPKRGVKRVTDISPVKGDQKKTVEADTEAREASNTAEVVKPSEGWRSPRTQKVQQTSLTSSTPNKKGSRTDKSSGNKFVSAEQGDPSSNDELELKPKASSEPTGKSSDRAESESSPVLRKEKDTKDFVEKISVDTEFDINASERGKQPEKFLKVKTPRLKRNTKQITEDKSHTLKNLEIRVSVDDVKSLLRSEDLESDTFAATITKGRIVVKENEETRMADFAKDTKEITTQENEDALSESEPPADPAAVLLARQMELEQAVENIAKLTADQPSRPYKEPPPGPPTALPPVIVEPEVEVEEEKRENPASETELAAAIDSITAEETCGDADGFTAAPTYSALVPTPESVMSSSSSSNDIMEPETHMAINNILAGDLDDDSRTSSPKASMTELKTADEPILLGTPKKTIKSRARTPKKSRNRKGPASRKGDTADEVSQSESSPVKLPESIPEDPETDSKAVTVTAAVSAVTSVVTAVATCRRDVTSAITVDNPKEAEQPEVEQPVPKESAFHLGTSSSSATKKPLQTAVPSTPTFGPANSSPVSQLSVPLLRPAKMPLSPDWPQRSEESRIYVNPSRHVTVVTPTIPPSTALGTPTANPPMPPDTKASDIDPSSSTLRKILMEPKYVSASNSNSIATTVVSSALSDHSRMSENENPTDTLVSRHLNSEQRPPLPPKSLHHKPAPLTESQQNCGEKKLHTIMSPTTSVISRIPMPYDTEETPRISLSNRSIGLTIPKQKFRSNSNENNRCHNVEIAEDVSRGRSVVEPTPYHTGSSPGLRVNTSEGVVVLSYSGQKTEGPHRMRAKISQIPEASAGDIEFQQSVSKSQIKQDPIIKSSQSPNPKVSSAPTGYGHPGVLLTNQSYNSQPVISSIKQDVHGCDKSEAHYHTTSPGVVKMFQSPVSSSQVLMYNQAVIQQQHGKRGLVTDTLTKKMDINMKNVQQSNLSPVMSPHHPSIPGTRMSPSPSNTNDRSALHLKQEPQSPRTAGHSPLPFVKTCPLSSSPIGTSVVLSHGMPTLSTYPSSMHHSHPEQSSVIMQPHSVTQSLTHEARMNNPTMPGINYGRRGGCLPSPHPGSTKSSNTPQPVIRDMVLQSHSSPQRSMSGSGGSNVSEEEPRHFNQALSRPSAPHLQSDVMVVHSDHRGLRPGIRMDQYREIHQRILLHQQLGEQASVEARQSRNSETAITSPSNISGPSRSPILVKSIEFSPKEPLKSPEGKLMHLSPNESRIRGVHASSPVLMSSHPHGVQLMHPGGTSSFPVYRDIRGFPSQFPGHNLANQGISSTQIPAEHELGNRSKISQSHGGGNDSTPESPHLRHTTSSEPSHISRISGETISPSYQSPLMSPMGLTHKPDLSLQKGPRTFLLTPPPTVPPSSSQQPRHDTKLEHSGHRSIDMVQLLKKYPIVWQGLLALKNDQAAVQLHFVSGNTILAQRSLPPPEGGSLLRIVQRMRLEVSQLDSVARRMTMENDYCLLLALPCGRDQEDVLGQTQALKSGFITYLQAKQAAGIINVPNPGSNQAAYVVQIFPPCEFSESHLSRLAPDLLNSISSISPHLMIVIASV; this comes from the exons ATGTTTTGCTCACAAAGTTCTATCTCCCTAAATTGTATTTGGAATTGTAGGTCAAGTTACCACTCTCTCAAAAG gACTGCGGAAGGTCGGGAACGGACATACGATCACACCACCTACGGACATCACGAGCGACCTGGTAGCAGCTTCGACCGTCAACGGCACTATGAAACAGACTATTACCGTGACGCAAGAGAGAGGACTCTTAGCAATGCTGGAAGTGGATCTGGCACCACTGGTGGAAGTAGTACAACTGTGCCGTCAGGTGTCAGTGGAACTATAGTTGGTCCCGTTTCTGGAAACACGGGAGCCGGCGGATCGGCTGGGGCGTCGACGGGAGGGAGCGCGGGATCTACGTCCAGCGGGGTCGGCTTCTACCGCTCCCACAGCAGGAGTCCGTGTCGGTTTGAGGCGCCAGAGCCTCGCTATGAGTCTCGTTCCAGGGAACCGTTTACTTTGGCCAGTGTGGTTCACAGGGACCTGTACCGGGATGACCGGGGACGGCGTGTGGAGAGGTCATACCGCCACAGTCGCAGCCGGTCTCCACACTCGACACATTCGCGAAATCCCTCGCCTCAGAGACTGGTGACTCAGACTACTCGTCCTCCACGTTCCCACAGTGGGTCAGGATCTCGCAGTCGCTCATCCAGCTCAGACTCAgtcagcagcaccagcagcagcacgAGTGGCAG TGATTCTAGCAGTAGCTCGAGTGATGACTCTCCGGCCCGTTCAGTGCAGTCTGCTGCTGTCCCTGCACCCTCAGCTCTTCCTTTATCCTCCCTTGACAAAGACGAACCGCGTAAAAGCTTTGGCATCAAGGTCCAAAATCTTCCTGTGCGCTCTACAG ATACAAGCCTCAAGGACGGTTTGTTCCATGAATTCAAAAAACATGGAAAGGTTACATCTGTGCAAATCCATGGGGCTTCAGAGGAGCGTTATGGACTCGTCTTTTTCCGCCAACCAGAAGATCAAGAGAAAGCGCTTTGCGCCTCCAAGGGGAAGCTGTTTTTTGGAATGCAAATTGACGTCACAGCCTGGAATGGTCCCG AGACAGAAAGCGAAAACGAATTTCGACCGCTGGATGAGAGGATTGACGAGTTTCATCCAAAGGCCACACGGACATTATTTATTGGAAACTTGGAGAAGACTACCACTTACCATGACCTGCTAAACATCTTTCAACGTTTTGGAGAAATAGTg GATATTGACATTAAAAAGGTGAATGGAGCCCCACAGTATGCCTTTCTTCAATACTGCGACATTGCAAGTGTTTGCAAAGCAATGAAAAAGATGGACGGCGAGTATCTTGGTAACAACAGACTAAAG cTGGGGTTTGGAAAAAGCATGCCCACAACTTGTGTTTGGTTAGATGGTCTGGCTTCAAATACAACAGAGCAGTTTCTCACTCGCCATTTTTGCCGCTATGGGCATGTTGTCAAG GTCGTACTTGATAGAATGAAGGGAATGGCCCTTATCCTGTACAACAACATTGAATACGCCCAAGCAGCAgtcaaagacacaaaaggttGGAAGATAGGTGGCAATAAAATTAAG GTGGACTTTGCAAATCAGGAAAGTCAGATGGCGTTTTATCGTGCAATGCAGGCATCTGGGCAAGATATTCGTGACTTTTATGAGTTTCTTTCTGAAAGAAG AGATGACAGACGAAGCCAATATGAGTTTCAAACAGAAAGACAGTATTACGAGAATGTTCGAACACCTGGAACTTACACGGATGATCCACGGCGGAAATACCCCGCCAGAAGTCGAGAGTTCTATACTGAATGGGACCCATATCAAGGAGATTATTATGATCCACAGTACTTTGAGGACCCAAGAGAGTATCGGGAATACAGAGCTGATCCTTATGAGCAGGACATTCGCAAATACAGCTACTTGCAACGAGagcgagaaagagagagggagcgCTTTGAAACGGATCGTGGTCGTGATCATGGAAGAAGGACCATCGAGCGTAGCCAAAGCCCTACTCACGTCTCCACTCGACGTCCTGTCAGCCCCACCGCATCGCCTTCGCTCTCCGAGAGAATACCAAGTGACTCAGACAGGCGAATTTGTTGTCGATCATCTGACAGAAGTGGCAGCTGCAGTTCGGTTTCCCCACCCAGATTTGAAAAACTGGAAAAGGCACGCGCTGAAAGAtataataaaactgataaacTAGAGAAGGATCGTGTTTTTGAAATTGAAAGAGCGAGTCTGGTTGAAAAGGAGAAGAGAACGGGGCGAAAAGAGAGAGGAGATAAAGAAAAAAGCGAGAAGCAAAGGCTTAAGAAATTTAAAGTCACATCGCCTACAACGCTGGAGATAGAACCAGAACTTGAAAAAGACACAAGCCCTGAGTCTGGACTACGGagtaaaaccagtaaaacctCAAAAGAAAGCTCCAGCAAAACAAGGCTAGATCTTCTGCCTTGTGTAGTGCAGTTAACGCGtgtcaaagaaaaagaaggaaaattgATCTGTCATGCTGTCcaagaaaagcaaacattgaGGGCTGGCAGTGAGAGTCCTAAATTGGCATTGTCTGGAGCTGACCAGAGAAGTCCTACATTCCGCTCAGAATCGTCCAAAGGTGACAAGCATGGGAAGATGcctagagaaaaaaatatacacagcTTAATAGAGATTGCTGAAAAGGATGGTAAAATCAAATccaaaaaacatggaaagtCTGAGTTTGGATTTGATAACAATGTTTCTCTGGATGTTGATCGTTTAGCTGCAAGAAAAAGGCGATTTGAAGAATCTGTGAGAACCGATCGACAAAGGAGATCTAACGAAGAAGACACTGGTAGAGCTGGACTTTATAAACTGTGGAACAACACAAAGGAGACAGGATTGGAGAAAGTCCTTTTGATAAGAGGGGTGCATAAAAAAGAACACAAGGATAGAGCTGTCTGTGTGGTTTCAGTAAGCAGCCCTAAAGATGGACGGGACTGCGAAGGCAAATCTCTAGGTCTGCCTCTGGAGGGGCAATCGCATTTTGGGGAGCTGCTTGAAGATTCTACATCACAACAGAACTCCCCCTTCCTTAGAATGGATTTGGAGGCTCTAAAAAGGGAAAACGGCTCCAGTCTCACAAAGATATCAGATGACGGCAGCTTTGATATGGATGAATTAAAAGAACAGAAGCAGGTTTTGTCTGAAAATGAGGAGGGAAGTGCAAAGTGCAGAGACTATGATGGAGATGAACATTGTGTGAACATTAACCAGTCtgtttgtgcaaaacaaattgAGCAAGATCGATGGCTTCAATCCAAGCTTAGGGATCCTGATAAAATGGCCAAGTTTGGAAAGTTGCCAAACAATGAGGCTTGTCATTCGGAAAAAGAATATATCCTGCATGATGTTGGGAAAACAAATCTGGACATTGCCCACGATGACTTCTCTTCTAGTAAACGAAAGAAATTGGAAAATTTTGAACACGAGGTCCTGAAAGTAAAACGAGAGCATGACTTTCCAAATTCCCAGGAATTCAATAAAGACATCTACAGCATGTCGTCTTCTATAGGAGCTGGTCCGTCTTCAGAAAACGAAGATGATGAGACTTCTCGCATTTGTCTGTTAATtacaaaaaaggaacaaaaatcGTCTCCAACTGACGAAAGCTATTCACGCACAGAATCcttaaaaaatcatttcagcTTGACAGCCAGAAATTTCCAGTCTTCTAACAATGCACACCCGAAGCTGAAAACGTCCTTACTTGGATTTAATGATGACGCAATGCAACACTGGGAgaggagaataaagtcagattctctcagaatggaaatgacatTCCCAAATGATACTCTAAAACGGGAAAATATTTGCAAACGCCTTAGTCAGGACTTGGAACCAGGAGAGTTGCAGTCTGATTCAGATGACGATGGagacaacaaacacatttctcaCAAACCAAGCAGTTCTTTGTCTTATATTCTCAGGGATCGCGATGAGAGAATGACTGACCTCAAGCTTTCGGGTTCCTTggagaaaaataagttttactcATTTGCATTAGACAAAACAATAACTCCTGACACAAAAGCACTCCTTGAAAGAGCCAAGACTTTGTATTCCTCAAGGGAAGATAATTGGTCTTTTCTCCCCTCACGCTTTCCAGTGTCTCATAGTTGTTCTGAAAAAGACAAGGCAGTGCTAGCTCCACGCCCTATTCCTTCTTggtacatgaaaaaaaagaagatccGTACTGATTCTGTGGAAACGTTGCATGATAAAAAGGAAGAACTCAAGCCACAGGACCAAGAACGTCAGGAATTATTTGCCTCTCGTTTCTTGCACAGCTCCATCTTTGAACAGGATTCTCGTCGACTGCAGCGTCTTGAACGTAAAGACCAAGACTTAGAAACTGGAAGTGGTAAGCCTTTTATCAAGGCTGGTGCTATAGAGACACATTCAGAATCCGGAGGAGCTGATATTTCAACAGAACCTATCGTGCTTTTCCATAGTCGATTTTTGGAGCTTCAGCAACAAAAAGACAAGGACCACAATCTACCTGACTCTGAAAGTGACCCAGTATTGTTGGAGATGAAAAGAGATGAAACTCTGAGTTGTGATAATGTGATATCTGACAAGGAACCAGAAGCTCCCCTAAAGGCTTGTGACAAATCACCTAGCCCCCCAATAACTATAAAAATGTCATCATTCCTCCCTTCCCCCAAGGAAACATGCCTAGCAGAGAAGGAAGCTTCAGATCCATCCACAGATCAATCAGTGCCATTTGTCAAAGAAGAAAAGGTTGAGCCATCTCTTGAGATATGCCCATCTCATTCTCCTCCTGTAAATATGATCAAATTAGCTGCTCCTGAGGTACCCATAAACCCCACGCCTTCAGTTTCCGACCCAGAACCTGAAACAGAGTTAATTGAACCCAAAACAGATGGGGATAATAGTTTGGTGGTTGAACATGTTTTAGAAGATAAGCATCACACACCTGTTGTTTCCCCAAGTGCCTGTGAAAAAGAGACAATTGAATTTGCTTATTCTGATTGTTCAAAGATAGAAAAAACCTCAGAAGTGAGTAAGTCAGAGCCTGAAATTGAAAGCCAAGCCATGGAAAGCTTTGAGGACTCTCAAAAAATTGAGACAGATAGTGAGCCGTGTATGCCAGAGCTAGAGGCTGAAGTGAAACCATTACCTACTTGCAGACAAACTAAGGGTAAAAGGGCCAAAACCCTTTCTGTATTACGTATGACACAACCAACCAATATTATCAGCAAGGAAAAACCTGCGACACGGAAAAGTGAACGGATTGACCGAGAGAAACTCAAAAGGGCATCATCTCCTAGAGCAGAAGCACCTAAATTATCATATGAATCTAAAACTACATCCAAGTCTCCAATACATGCGTCTGATTCAGAACAAAACCTTGAATCGAGTTTAATTGTTGGAAGAACACGACGGAGGAACGTGAGGTCAGTCTATGCCACTCTACATGATGATGAACAAGCTGGGAAGGAAGTAACAGAGTCCCCCCGTTGCATGCGCAAACGAGCAGCCGACAAAGACCATGTACAACCAGAGGTTCAAATTTCTACCAATACTAGGCGGGGACGCCCGCCGAAAAGAGGTGTCAAACGAGTCACAGATATATCACCAGTAAAAGGGGATCAGAAGAAAACAGTGGAAGCAGACACAGAGGCCAGGGAGGCATCAAATACTGCAGAAGTTGTGAAACCCTCTGAGGGATGGCGTTCACCTCGTACACAAAAAGTCCAACAAACTTCACTGACTTCCTCTACTCCAAACAAAAAGGGAAGTAGAACAGACAAATCATCTGGGAACAAATTTGTGTCAGCAGAACAAGGTGATCCATCAAGCAATGATGAATTAGAGCTTAAGCCCAAAGCTAGCTCAGAACCTACTGGCAAGTCATCAGACAGGGCAGAAAGTGAAAGCTCACCTGtgctcagaaaagaaaaagatacaaaagattttgttgaaaaaatatcTGTTGATACAGAATTTGACATTAACGCCTCTGAAAGGGGTAAACAGCCtgaaaaatttttaaaagttaaaacaccAAGGTTAAAACGAAATACTAAACAGATAACTGAAGACAAATCACACACTCTGAAAAATCTAGAAATACGCGTTAGCGTTGATGACGTAAAAAGCCTACTTCGCTCTGAAGATCTTGAGTCAGATACGTTTGCAGCTACTATTACAAAAGGCAGGATTGTAGTAAAAGAGAATGAAGAAACAAGGATGGCAGACTTTGCAAAAGATACCAAAGAAATTACTACACAAGAAAATGAAGACGCACTATCGGAATCTGAACCTCCTGCTGATCCAGCTGCTGTTCTTTTAGCACGACAGATGGAACTGGAGCAGGCAGTCGAAAATATTGCCAAACTTACAGCTGACCAACCTTCAAGACCTTATAAAGAACCACCCCCTGGTCCGCCTACTGCATTGCCCCCTGTCATAGTGGAACCAGAAGTTGAAGTTGAAGAGGAGAAGCGAGAAAATCCTGCAAGTGAAACAGAACTAGCTGCTGCTATTGATTCCATCACAGCTGAAGAAACCTGTGGGGATGCAGATGGCTTCACTGCTGCTCCTACTTACTCTGCTCTTGTTCCTACACCTGAATCTGTAAtgtcttcctcatcctcctccaaTGACATCATGGAACCGGAAACACACATGGCAATCAATAATATCCTTGCTGGAGACTTGGATGATGACTCTCGAACCTCAAGCCCAAAGGCATCAATGACAGAATTGAAGACAGCTGATGAACCCATTCTTCTTGGTACACCCAAGAAGACAATTAAATCTAGAGCAAGAACCCCAAAGAAGTCAAGAAATCGTAAAGGTCCAGCTAGCAGAAAGGGGGACACTGCTGATGAAGTCTCTCAGTCAGAGTCCTCACCCGTAAAGTTACCTGAGTCAATTCCAGAAGATCCAGAAACAGACTCAAAAGCAGTGACTGttacagctgcagtttctgcaGTGACTTCTGTGGTCACTGCCGTTGCAACTTGTAGACGTGATGTTACAAGTGCTATAACTGTAGACAACCCCAAAGAGGCAGAACAGCCTGAAGTAGAGCAGCCTGTTCCCAAAGAATCTGCCTTTCATTTAGGCACAAGCAGCAGTTCTGCGACTAAAAAGCCTCTTCAAACAGCAGTACCAAGTACTCCTACCTTCGGCCCTGCTAATTCATCACCTGTTTCCCAGCTTAGTGTACCCCTGTTGCGACCTGCCAAAATGCCCCTTTCTCCTGACTGGCCTCAGCGATCTGAAGAAAGCAGAATCTATGTTAATCCTTCCCGTCATGTCACAGTAGTAACTCCTACGATACCTCCATCAACTGCACTTGGAACGCCTACAGCAAATCCCCCAATGCCCCCTGACACCAAGGCCTCTGACATTGATCCAAGTTCCAGTACcttgagaaaaatattaatggaaCCTAAATATGTGTCTGCGTCAAACAGCAATTCTATAGCTACCACTGTGGTATCATCGGCACTGTCGGATCATTCAAGGatgtcagaaaatgaaaatcccACAGACACACTTGTTTCAAGACATTTAAATTCTGAACAAAGACCACCTCTACCTCCCAAGTCACTGCACCATAAGCCAGCCCCCCTCACAGAATCCCAACAGAACTGTGGGGAAAAGAAACTGCATACAATTATGTCTCCTACTACCTCAGTCATAAGTAGAATTCCAATGCCTTATGATACAGAAGAAACTCCACGAATTTCCCTAAGCAATCGAAGCATTGGCCTGACCATTCCGAAACAGAAATTTAGATCAAACTCCAATGAGAATAACCGCTGTCATAATGTGGAGATAGCAGAAGATGTTTCTAGAGGGCGGTCTGTTGTTGAGCCGACTCCTTACCATACAGGTTCTAGTCCTGGCTTGAGGGTAAATACATCAGAgggtgttgttgttttaagttATTCTGGTCAAAAGACAGAGGGACCACACAGGATGAGAGCCAAAATTAGTCAAATCCCTGAAGCCAGTGCTGGTGATATAGAGTTTCAACAATCTGTGTCCAAATCCCAGATAAAGCAAGACCCTATCATCAAATCATCTCAGTCACCTAACCCCAAAGTTTCTTCAGCTCCTACTGGTTATGGGCATCCTGGAGTCCTTTTAACCAATCAGTCTTACAATTCTCAACCGGTCATTTCCAGTATCAAGCAAGATGTTCATGGATGCGACAAGTCTGAAGCTCACTATCATACAACATCACCAGGTGTGGTGAAGATGTTCCAGTCACCTGTTAGTTCCTCTCAAGTTTTGATGTACAATCAAGCTGTAATCCAGCAACAGCATGGCAAAAGAGGGCTAGTGACAGatacattaacaaaaaaaatggacattaacatgaaaaatgttcagcAGTCTAACTTGAGCCCAGTCATGAGTCCACACCACCCATCTATTCCTGGAACACGAATGAGTCCTAGTCCCAGCAACACAAATGATAGGTCTGCTTTACATCTCAAGCAAGAACCCCAGTCTCCACGAACAGCTGGTCATTCCCCTTTACCCTTTGTCAAAACCTGTCCACTAAGCAGCTCTCCCATTGGAACTTCTGTGGTTTTAAGTCACGGTATGCCAACGCTGTCTACATACCCTTCCAGCATGCATCACTCCCACCCAGAACAGTCCTCTGTCATAATGCAGCCTCACAGTGTCACTCAGTCATTAACTCATGAAGCCAGAATGAACAATCCAACAATGCCAGGGATAAACTATGGAAGGCGAGGAGGCTGCCTACCTTCTCCGCACCCAGGATCTACAAAGAGCTCAAATACACCACAGCCTGTTATTCGAGATATGGTTTTGCAGTCTCATTCAAGTCCCCAAAGGTCAATGTCAGGGAGTGGTGGCAGCAATGTAAGTGAAGAAGAGCCAAGACACTTTAACCAAGCTCTTAGTCGACCTTCAGCTCCCCATTTACAGTCAGATGTAATGGTGGTTCACAGTGACCACAGAGGGCTCCGCCCAGGCATCCGCATGGACCAGTACAGAGAAATTCACCAGCGCATACTCCTGCACCAGCAACTAGGAGAACAGGCATCTGTAGAAGCACGGCAGTCTCGCAACTCAGAGACCGCAATAACATCTCCAAGCAACATCTCTGGACCTTCAAGAAGTCCAATACTGGTAAAGAGCATTGAATTCTCACCAAAAGAGCCTCTCAAATCACCAGAAGGAAAGCTAATGCATTTGAGCCCCAATGAAAGTAGAATTAGAGGAGTCCATGCATCCAGCCCTGTTTTAATGTCTTCTCACCCCCACGGAGTACAACTAATGCATCCAGGAGGAACAAGCTCCTTTCCAGTATATCGAGACATCCGGGGCTTCCCTTCCCAGTTTCCGGGACACAATCTGGCCAACCAGGGCATTTCATCTACACAG ATCCCCGCGGAGCATGAGTTGGGAAACCGAAGCAAAATATCTCAGTCCCATGGAGGAGGAAATGATTCTACACCTGAAAGCCCACATCTCCGTCACACTACCTCTTCTGAACCTTCACACATTTCTCGAATATCAGGAGAAACGATCTCTCCATCATACCAGTCCCCCTTGATGTCGCCCATGGGTCTCACTCATAAGCCAGATCTGTCTCTACAGAAAGGCCCTCGCACCTTCCTCCTTACGCCTCCGCCAACAGTACCCCCATCAAGTTCACAACAGCCACGACATGATACCAAGCTGGAACATTCCGGACATCGGTCAATTGACATGGTGCAGCTTTTGAAA aaatatcCTATAGTTTGGCAAGGACTCTTGGCGCTGAAGAACGACCAGGCTGCCGTCCAGTTACACTTCGTGTCTGGAAACACCATCCTGGCTCAGCGCTCCCTCCCGCCTCCAGAAGGAGGATCTCTTCTCCGTATTGTCCAGAGGATGAGGCTTGAGGTTTCCCAGTTGGACAGTGTGGCACGCAGAATGACT ATGGAAAATGACTACTGTTTGCTCCTGGCTCTACCCTGTGGTCGAGACCAAGAAGACGTCCTTGGTCAAACCCAAGCTTTGAAAAGTGGCTTCATCACTTACCTGCAAGCCAAACAGGCAGCTGGCATCATTAATGTGCCCAACCCTGGCTCTAATCAG GCAGCTTACGTGGTGCAAATATTCCCGCCGTGTGAATTCTCGGAGAGCCATCTTTCGCGCCTGGCTCCCGACCTTCTCAACAGCATCTCCAGCATTTCCCCTCACCTCATGATTGTTATAGCTTCTGTTTAA